Sequence from the Chelonoidis abingdonii isolate Lonesome George chromosome 1, CheloAbing_2.0, whole genome shotgun sequence genome:
CTAAAGCCACATCTATGTAGCCCCACAGTTTGGGCTATAAGAGTGTAAACTGCAGCACGAACTACCATGTTGTGTTCTAACTCTCCTGGATGGACATTGCAGGCGTGATCTGCAAGTTATCTAGTTTGCGTTAACCTAGTCTTCTTTAAACAAGatgttttcttttgtctttttgctTATTTCCAGAAGAGGCAATAAGAGTGTCAGTTTTCTTTGAAAGTTCATCTATTTCTGTTACTTATTTCTCCTGTTATGATTCTAGTGGCCGAGGAAATGTTTGTAAATGGGAATTCACAATAAGCAGATGTGTTTTTAAGAAGCAAAATCCTGTTATCATGCAAGTAAAAAATAACTTATATAAGAAATACAGTTACCATAGTTATTTCTAAATTGAATATTTGCCCTAGGGAAAAGTGCTCTTGAGCCCACGCTTGCCTGAATTTGTTGATTTGTTCTTAGTTTAACAATATTCTGACATGGGTTGTTGTGGGTAAGAGTGGCAGAGAGCCAGGGGAGGAAAGGTTGAAGGAATGGGATTGTACGTTTTGAGTTTGTAGGGATTTCttcctatatatattttttgtattaaGAAAATTTTAATTCAAGAAGATTTTTGAAATGGCAAATACTATTTCCTATTTTCTGTGTGTCAATGGAAGCATTCCAGTTCTTCTGTTGTTATTTTAATGGTTCAGAAATAGTAaatccccccccaaaacctcAGCTTTTAAAATGAACCTGTTTTTAGGTAGAAATAACTTTTTAAAGTCATCTGAGAACTGTCTCTCACTCAGATATTTTACATCTCTGAAGAAATGGCTTTATCAATTTTAGCCACTTTAGAAAAAACAAGATGAGACTTATATGTCAAGTTTCAGATTGGAGCAAATTTAAAATGGCAGAATTGTAAGAGCCAAAGGAAAATAGTCACATTTTTATAATAGAAATATTAACTCAATCTGAACAGTGTGTGAGACAGATATATATTGATGGATTTGTAATTCATGTGAGGACAGAGAGGCTTATTTATAGCTACTCTATATTCCAAACgttctttaaaaattgttttaatctaTCAGATAGAAGAATGATCAGTTCAGCATATAGATTCTTTAGCAGTGTTGATTTAGGAGTCAGTTTCATGGGATGAAAATATCACTATATATCTTTGAAATTTATATTATTTGCTCTTTCCGTTTAGGATCTTAACAAGCCTGGCAAATAGAAAGATGACCAAGTAATGAGAAAACCCACTACCTGAAGAACTGAGTGTCAGTTTgtgattgttttttaattcagGGGTGTATAAATAAATTGAATAGTATCATATTATCTCTTTAGTTGGCTGCAGTAACAATTATTAGatttaaagatggaaaaaatgaaacaattaaaaagaaaaagaaaaagcaattttAGCGTTCAAGAAACTCAAACACTCCTTAAAGAaattagaaaaaggaaagaggTACTTTTTTCCAAGCAGCTTAATACAACAATTAATGAAATGAAACGAAAGGCTTGGGAAGAAATCGCAGAGTGTGTGAATGCTGTAGGTGAAGGAGAGCAAAGAACGGGGACAGAAGTGAAAAGACGATACCTTGATTGGAGAGCACTCATGAAGAGAAAGCGTCTGAATGCAAACATCAAACTGGTAGGTGCTGGGTTTCACCTTCCGTCATCCGATTTAGATGACTCTGTCAATGAAGAGATGGATGAGAAAATGGGATTTACaaatgaaaacagttttgaaTGGCTAAATATCACAGACTTCAGAGAAGCCAGTGGATCTTTAACAGAAATcaaggtggaagaggaggaggatccaCAGAATTTTGAAGTAAGTAGTTAATGCACTGTAGTTGTGTTCAGTACGGCCATTCTTTTCACTCCAGTTTTGGGACTTTCTTTACACTTGTGGCTAACAGTCCTCTATATTATAATTTCCCAAGACAGTCTGATTGTGTGAATTAGAGAATCTCGTGTGACAAGCTCTGTTGTTATTTGAATGATATTCTAAATCCAGCAACCTACACATCTGCATAAGGTCTTGTTTTTTGCTTAACTATACATGTATTCACTAATCTTCTAAATGTATTTAtgcctctgttttcctttttcctttcccccatagacttaatttatttcaaacaggATGCAGTATCCATATAGACTGAAGGAGGAGTTAGCTTAGTATttctcctatccacacccctgcacaTACATTAGAATAGGGGGAGGAGTAACCCATCTCTGTCACAATCCAACCATTTCCAACTGGAGACAAGGATGAGAAAGCAGTCTTGGTGTCACTCATGATAACACAATCCTGCTGGACAGGAGAGATGAATTGAGAGAGGGAAATGGTTGGTTGATTTTACCACTGGTATCAAACTCCTAATAGACAGCATCCCACCATTCAACAATGAAATCTATAGAGCAGTAgcatggggagaagaggaggagggtgggagtgATCTTGCCAGTTCTGAGACTGTCAATCAGATGGAATTCTAATAATTGATTTTGTAGGGTCATATTGAATACAGATCTAGGGAGATACTGTTCCGTATGTTCCAAAATCAGGCAGatttattctattctattctattctgttctgtttttaactTAAGGTGCcatgagaaaaaaattgatttatgGGCAAAGCCTTTACCCAATGCATGGCTTGAacagttagggtatgtctacactacccgccggatcggtgggtagcgatcgatctatgggggatcgatttatcgcatgtagtgtagacgcaataaatcagtccccgatcgctctcccgttgactgccgaactccagctcggtgagaggcggaagcaaagagTGGCGGCGGTTGATCCCGCGCTgcgaggacgtgaagtaagtgaGTCTAAGTCGATCTATGATCTAAGatcatagctgaaattgcatatcttagatcgatccccctcacagtgtagaccaggccctaagAAGGGTGCCAAGTAGGGGTGCGGGAGCTAAACAGGATGGGAAGGAATCTTTCTTCTAAGCTAGGGTGATATTGGAACTGTTTTGTGACCACTATTGCAACAATAGGGCTGAATTAGCCTCCTCAGTTTCTGAGTTCCTTCTGCGCTAGAGGAATAGCAAGTAAATCCACATTTTTTCCAGATCCTCTGGTCTTGGTGCTGCTCCTTCGCAGGCTTGGTCCCCACCTTAACCCAAACCTCCATGTTCACTGGGGCACAGTGACCACTTATGTGGTATGGTTCTGTAGCACACGGGTATATACCCCCTGCATGAACTTTTAGAGTGCTCCCAGGACTGTGGAACCACACCAGTATTGCTACACCCAAGGTCCCTCTATACCCAAGGCTTGGGGCCAGATTGTCTAAAAGAGACAATAAAAATAACTAAAGCATCAGTTAAACAAATCTTGTTCTTCTCCCCATTTAGCACAATTTGAAGTGTTAGGAACTGTCACAGGGTGCACCACTCACTGCTTATCTGGCatctcctcctggtcactctggatTAGCTCTTAAGGGCTACACCCTTTTCCGTCATCACATGCCATCACACCATCTCTCTCCCAGGTCTGCAGCTCCTCATTtcccaggaaccacagcatcctcttcatgactcagctctccagctaggtcactcaccatttcccttccttctgGGGTACAGTCCTTCAGTTCTGTTACTCCCACACTGACCCAAGCAGTCTTCCCGTTCACTGCCCTGCCAGTCTATACAGTaccctcagtggctggtaggggaacccaggcctgcccattagtgtgggttccagtccagggaccctacacccaggagttctgggcattcctctcccagccctcactgctgCTTCTTGGACTGATTCCTACAACTCCTGGTTCCCCTCCTTACTCTGGTGTACCAGTTCCAAAACCTCGTTCTTCCAAGGGAGTGactgccctttcccagcagcccttgtctgttgccagcttcctggctttataggcccCGCCTGTTCCTTCCCAACTGAGCCTGCTTGCAATCaattcctgctccctggctcttcctctaggtgcagcctgtggaggtAATAGCCTACCTAGCCACTGTCATCTCATCCAgtcctgtgtggggtggacaccccatcacaggaacATATGAGAAAAAAGGCAGCAGATCTCAAATAAAACACAACATCAAACTGTTTTAGTGATGGATCCTTTACAGCATTAGTTAAAGCAACGTTATGTTACATAACTGAATAGCTTACAATTCCGATTCATATGTTAAATAATTGGTCAAAAGAAATTCCTAAAATGTCCCAGGTCCCTGTCATGGAACCTATATGAAAACTAAAAACAATGCCTACTTATTAACCCTAGTTCTCTTTCAGTAAATCTGAAAATTCTTTTAGAtcatctaaataaaaaaaaaaatccacaaccaatttttaaacaaagctttgcAGAATAAACAGCTGTTTTTTCTGCAACTTTACAGCAGAGATATGCCGAAAAAATTGTCTTCTATATTTCATGACCACATGGGAGTTTGTTCCTGATCAAATAAGCCATGCCTTTGTAACAGCAGAAAACTCCGGGTTTGAGTTTAACACACCCGAATTGTGTAGGGCACCAAGTGAAACGAATGTCTGGAATAACTTCTGAGATATGACTAGAAACAACAGAAGTGTGCTCTATTTTCAGTGAGGTTGCATGGGTGTAACTGACTCAATATTGTATAAAGAGGTACATGAAATAATTATATTTCTCATTCCTCCCAACAGTTTCCTattgaggaagaggaggaaatttTGTCATCAGTTTTGCCAGATTCCAAAAAGGAAAGTGACCTACCTGATTTCACCCACATTGAAGAGTTTGGAAATCTGAGCTCTGCTCAAGCCCGACTAGCCTACGAGGACTCTCATTTGCTCATAAACTTGGAGAAACAAAAACTAGAACTGGAGAAACAGCGGCTGGATATTGAAGCTGAAAGACTACAGGTGGAGAAAGAGCGCTTGCAGATCGAAAAGGAGCGATTACGGCATGTATCCCTCGAGCATGAGAGACTTCAACTGGAGAAGGAGCGGATCCAGATTGAGCGGGAGAAACTGAGGCTAGAGGCTCTGCGTGCTGAAAAACCTACCCTGGAAAATGACATCACCCAAGTGGAAAAACCCATTTTACAGCCTCTGGATCtagaaactgaaaaattaaaacttgAAAAGGAACGTTTACAATTAGAGAAAGAGAggctgcaatttttaaaatatgaatctgAGAAGCTGCAGATTGAGAAGGAACGTTTACAAGTGGAAAAAGAACGCTTTCGAATTCAGCGAGAGGGTCACTTGCAGTGAGCTTCTTGGCTAAGGTGTCATTAATAGTGTTTTGATGTTCAAATATAAGTAGTTTTTTCTTAATACAGAAACTGTCCTAGAGGTTTAACTTTCTTCTGTCCAAAATTTAATGTTGAtgttaaactgaaaaaataaaacatgaaaaggaATGGTGTTTGGTAAATCAGTGTGCCTACATAAATGGAACTTATGCGTGAAACTGCTTTTCAGTGTAGCAGAATCAAGTATTATGTTCTCTTGCATCCAGTATTGTATTGTATAGTTTGGTGTCCTGCTCTGACAAGCACATTAAGGATCAAGACAGCTGTATCTTTCCACTGTTATAACAGTGTTACCTTAAAAGTATGGGAACTGTCAAAATAAATCCGCACATATTGTGAAGGAATGGTGCTGAAGATAGCccaaacatatttattttttacacaagGCAAACTACATGAGGTGATaattacatttaatttcattttctttataaACACTTCAAAATTCAAATGAAGTGCAAGTTAATTTCAATACACATGGATTTATTGTCCTGCCCTCTAGTGGCCAGAAAAGATAAAGAGACAGTAGTATTCTGTCTACCTGGAATCAGTGTATTAGACAGTCACATATCAACTGCATCTAAATAAAAACTGGACTGATGGATGAGTCAATGAACTAGCAATGCTGTGCAGTTTTCTATTTCCAGATTACCAGTCTGAATCTAATGGAGACTCCTAGTGGCAGAAAGTAATTATCATGTGATTGCTGTGGGGTGACCTCTGTGGAATAATTTAATAGATTCAGTCCCTTTCTTAGCCCACAGTTATGCAGGTTGCAAAAGAACAGACCACAATTACCTCACTAGATGGTAGTCTCAGGAGCAAGGTCGATGACTGCTGTTGTGACAATTGGACCAACAAATTTACCCAAATGGTGAGCTCAACTAAAAAGTATataaaagttcataagatgttacaataacctataataacaaatgttgatgggaaaagggtACAAAAGGGAGACAGAGTAACTGAATTAGTCTAAACTAAAAGGCCACATTGATATGATTCGAGGACTGTTGAAATTATGCTTGTTAAAAACAGATGTGGAGCTGGAAGTTAATGAGCCAAAATTGGTATATCAGATATTAGGTCTAATTGGaagacaaaataatgaagggatggGCTATTTCGTCCTTTTTTGGGTCTGCAAAGAGACTTGAGGGAAAGTAAGGAAATAAGAAAGAGAAGAATAGATGGAAAGAACAGACATCagctactggagtgagcttcacaatcatggctgccacccccaccatttctgggatccccaggccttcatcatcctgatcaTGAGAGATGTTCTGGCCAGAACAggccagacagacaggcagaaggATCCAGATGACACCGCTACCTCTAGTGGCTCCAGCTGAATGCTATACACGACCTGGGAAGGCAGTTATTGCCATCTTTGATACTATCTACGAGGCTGTCAAACAAGTCCTTCTAAGgttggactttaacaacaacagacGCAAGGACATCTTtggcccatctcaactaacttctctttttccCAAAAGGCCTGTTATTACCATCTTTGGTACCATCTACCAAACATGGGGTTTTACCTTCTAAAAACTCTTtgcagctaaagggaaagggaacaaggactgaaagcttttaaaatgaaaactttattgaatactttacattttaactactgttcttccttcttttctgtatctttaataaaaggttaaaaggatatttaatggtgtgttttccatggtgctaagcaggctgaggtctctgtataccaagcTCCAGACCTTGTTTAACGACTGGGTGATGTTAACACCTTTAGCCCatatattccatttaaattaatacaacactgCACATACATGATTAATCCTGCCTGGCCAAGACTGAGACACACTGGTAAAGGGATGTGAAGAAGCATGCATTGCTGCTGCCTATGTAGTATATATTCTGCAATCAAATAGAAAAATAATGTTTAAGGCTGTTAGTATTTTTTGTAAGTAACACATTCacttaaattaaaaagaatatagGAAATTTTAAATTAGAACATACATATTGACTTGTTTATGTTCCAACTGAGCCAGACTTTAGATCTCTCATCCTTTATCTTTGGTGTCTCCGTTTGAAAACTAAAACAGTATCAGAATGTTAAATTGGAATATACGTTGAGTGATTTACATAGGTTATGTGTACACAAAAATGTTAATGCCACTATAGGATTACTTTTATTCTGCAACTAAAGATTATTTTTCTGTTACTGAAATAAGCATGCTTCTACAGTGGAAATAAATTTGAATACCACAAGTCAAAATTGCTGTTGAGCAGGTGCTGCTTATTATAGAGAAAAGCTCCTAGTCAGTAGTATAAAGTAGGTGGTGGTGAAAGCTGTAAAGAAGCATCCAGACTTCTATCATAACGCTGATGTGGATTGCAATGTTGCCAGATCTTGTGATGTTATAGTTAGTAATAGGATTTTGGGCCCTGGTGGAGCCAGTCTTCTATGACTGGAAAAGCTCCAGCCTTCACTTGATTTTTGGACCGCCTAGGGGAAAGCcccttctgattggctgccttccccGCTTCCCTGCCTTCTGGGTAGgaacagccaatgagagctgctatAGGGGATAGGCATAGCTTTGTCCCCTCCCCTTGGGGCCAAGAGGAGTttttgggtggggaagagggtcAAGGGAAAGGCTAACAGAGATGAGTGAGCTTCAAAAAGAACTGAGCAGTTCAGGGCAACTCCGCtccctcctcactcttccccTCCTGAGAAAAATGGGTCAGTctgctctgctccttccctgcaaCACCTAGTCTGGAGTAGAGAAAGGAGGACTTCTTTGGCGctgcccctctcccaggcctgggaggCAGTGTAGGTGTGAAGAACCCATAATGCTGCAGGCCTGCAGCATGTCCGAGGAACCTCCACAGCTGCAGAAGGAGCAGAGGTGCACTAGGGGCTAAGGGCCAGATGTGAGAATGGGGGGCAAGATAattgtgtgtttgggggtggaaGAACTGATGTGCAGCTGGAGCTGATGTGAGGGCTGGGTGCAAAAATTAATTGACTTGGGGTGGCAGAGTTGATACAAGGGGTAGGGCACAAAATTAAGTGGTATTGGGATGCAGTGGCAAAAATTTTGCTTCTCACTATAAACTGATAACACTAATGGTACCACATACATATTAGGGGTCAGGAGGGGAAGTTAAAAAATTACTTAATctgtaaaaagaaaacataattcTGTGGCCAAATTCATGATTTTGGGAGGAGGGTCTGACTCACGATTTTTGAACTGTATGGTTGGCAATACTGGGATTGTTCCCCTGAGATCCACACATGGAGGGAAAGTAACCTGTGGGCAGATTTCTCCCCTTCATTGCAGAATTGGGAATTCAGCTGCTCCCACACACTGTTCCATCTTCCCCTAGGCCTCACATAGAGCACTCAAGAGGTACAGTCTATCCTGAGGGAATGGGTTAAGACTGGGTGATACTGGGGTAGAAGCAAGCAGGCTGGTATGGATTAGCTGCTGTCTAGCACTGAAGTATACCTGGAAAAGATAGCTATAGGTTGCACTGGTAGCAATGCCTACACTGATTGCCCAATTCTTTAAATTTAGTTCTgtggaaattttccatgccagtgTCTCTTCAgactgtttatttttgttttgttttgtttttttaatttcttgcaaAACCACTTCAATGGGAGAATGAgacaggagctggggggaggaagaCTGGATGGAACAGATTCGGGGGGATACAGGATAGGTGGTCCTGTCACTGCTGAAGTGCACTCCTCTCCAGAGCCTGAAATAGAACCGAGGAGTCCTGGGTTTACACATTCCTTTTGCTCTCAGCAAGTAGCCTGTAAAACTCACCATCGAAGTAATTGTCTCTTTCCCTTCTAATGACTGGTCCACATAGAGAGTAATAACCTACTACTCCtaccaatttctttgttaacTCAAGTAGCAAAGGTCAGTACTGAGGATCTAAAGATTCTAGCTCATCAGTTGAGCCATGTGAGGATCAATACGGTTTCACGTAGTagaatttctattttttcagtttgcttttttaaaaacttatgaTCTTACGTGCAAAAAAGGATTTAGAAATGTTACTGTTTTAAAATCAAGCTCTGAAAAAGttggaaaatgccagaattaaggttacctgtgCAAACTTAAGAAGTTGGACAGTGTGTAGTGAATGCAGCAgagaactgcaggaagagaaaggttggtcctgaggaaaaaaattgtatgtgatcatgtaattaacaaTTTTATCATAATGCATCCCCACCCAGCATTTTTGCACATAATTCCTCACTGTTTCTAGATGGCACTTAGAATTCCAGTGGCTGAAGTTTTGTTAGCAATGCTCTAGATACTAGGGTGATTAAAAAATGTCCAGCTCCAGTAAGGGCCATGAAATAAATAATATCGTTTTCAAGGAATCTGAGAGAACTAGGCTTTTTATGGCAAGGGACTAAGCTGCAGTGAAGAGAAAAGTAATAGAGCTGAGATAAACCTAAGGGAGACTggattgtttttcatttcagtaaTTTGCTTATCCATGTGTGCACAGAACAGTGTGTGAACAATTATTTTTACCAACACCTACATGTCTTGCCTGCTCTAGGAAAGATACTTCCTTTAGCTGTGTGAAATCTCTGGGATAATACTTCATGACAAAATTTAGCAGAGTCACAAATCATTGCAAATGCAGTTTCAGCACAAAATTCAGAGCAAATGTTATTGAATTTATCATGTTACTGTTGTCTGGTGATACTGTGATTGCAGTAATTTTGTGGTATTTTACGTGgtatttttataaacattaatcaGCTGTAATTGTTTGGCTTTCTAAGCCAGGTTCACAGTAGCAATACCCAGGACACAGTAACACTATGTTAATCACCAAAGAAATGCAGCAGGGGTATCAgacttctctgctgcttcttcagaTTGGCCCCTTATAGCTCCAGGGATCAGGAGAACATAAAGTTAATTGCCACCCTTACCTGCCCCTCTTCTCAACCGTGCCTAACAGACTCCAACACAACTGATGATCGAGCCCAGTTTGCACTGTTGTTCAGGTGTAGAAGAATCAGGTCCAGAAACTATGAATGACTCTGTAAAATGCCATGCACAATACTGTGTGTGGCTGAACCTCAGTGCCAATTGGGACGCTTTGCACTACTCTAATGGTGCAAACAGGCCATCAAGTTGGCATGACTAGCTGAGAATTCCACTGACATGGTAAGATCACAAgattgtgtaaatcagcatagacaGCTCTGTGCCACTTTCACTGCACCCCAAGGTCAGAGTGTGGCCAGGCCAAAAGAGGTAAGGCAAGGGTGTCACTTTGCTCAGGcaatccccagctgctggaacaGTCCATTGAAGCCTTTGACAGTTGGGAGTAATTTAGAATAGCCTTAAAGAGCAGCAAacggtcctgtggcaccttatagactaacagacgtattggagcatgagctttcgtgggtgaatacccactttgtcagatgcaagaGTATAGCCTTGAgaccccaggagctgcagggcaaCAGAACTGGAGTAAAGTAACCTTTGTCCCCTCTCAGGTCCTTTTCCGAGTGCAGCTCAGTGAGATTTGAGAACTGGGTTCTTAGCtgtgccaaaataaataaaaactttttattggcccaacttatgttggtgaagGAGGCTCctcagagctctttttcaggtctgggaaagctaGACACAAAGTGGAAccgattgttaagcataaggagttaacaaaTGTTCAAAAAAACATGccaaatgaagtgggcaattaacacctctgcactgcagtcttagaatatcagggttggaagggacttcaggaggttaTTTAGTCCAACTCGCTgtcaaagcaggtccaatccccaactaaatccccaaatggccccctcaaggccaTTCAATAATTTACAAAcctaggtttagtaggccaatgctcaaaccactgagctatccctggaGGAAGGAGAGTTAATAAATTACAAACACTGCAAAAAGCAAATAATTATCATTGTCTACCTGCCTAACCTGTAACCTTTGCCCATGGCAAACTGCCCCCTAACCAGTGCCCTGCACATTCTCAGATTGCACCTTCTTTATACCTGTTGACTTGCTATATCTGTGAACTGTGTGGTATTGCATCAAAAGTCTTTTTGAAATGAGTGACTTATGTCCACTGCTTCACCCACTTTCATGTTCTGCTCTTCCCCTCAAAAAGTATTCCAAATTAGTCAGACAAGTTTCCCCCTTTCTACAAGGGGCAAGGCAGACTGACTACTTGCATTTCTTTGCCTCCTCACCAAAGTTCATACAATCTCCATGAATCTGCTCTGGCAGTGTCACTTGCCTCTCCAACTCACaatcctccagctgtccctgtcAGGAGAGGCACAGCACTCCAGGGAGACGGCACTTCCAATCCAAGGGTGAGATTTTACAAACAAAAAGTACTCTGCAAAAATGCCACTCTGCATCAAAGAGGAagtcaatgggggcaggaaggctctgattttctttttaattgttgcTAAAATCAGGTTAGTACATGTAAGTCAGAGGGTGTCAGTCAGACCCCCAAATGCCACCAAATTCTATggaatttatttaattattaatttctgAATTGAATGTAATAATCTTAAAGTCTGACATAAATGACAGAAGCTGGAGAATTCACAGTCAGAGCTGGCCTTTATCACAAATGACTGCTTAAGGCCCTATACGCATTCTGAAGTCACAGGCtgcatatttctctcttttttggcaGCAAGAAGACATTGGCCCAATCTCCCCTTGCCATAACTAATATTACCTAGCATGGACCCTGCTCGCTCTTatgttcaaagtgctttacaaacattaactaattaacctCAGGCTCTGAACTTCCCCACTGGAAGGGGCACCACAGGTGAAGGCAACTGAAGGTGCCAGTTTCCCCATCAGTTAACAGGATCAGTGAGGAAATGCAATTCCTGCACTATTTTTTCTGTGCTCTACACAGCCACATGACCCACTCTCTGCTGCCTTCTCTCACATGTCTTATTCTCCCTGCCTCCCTATTTCTCCAGTCTTCTCCATCTGTCTGCTGCAGTTTCTCTCCCTAACTTCTAAACCATGTATCCC
This genomic interval carries:
- the MSANTD4 gene encoding myb/SANT-like DNA-binding domain-containing protein 4, which codes for MEKMKQLKRKRKSNFSVQETQTLLKEIRKRKEVLFSKQLNTTINEMKRKAWEEIAECVNAVGEGEQRTGTEVKRRYLDWRALMKRKRLNANIKLVGAGFHLPSSDLDDSVNEEMDEKMGFTNENSFEWLNITDFREASGSLTEIKVEEEEDPQNFEFPIEEEEEILSSVLPDSKKESDLPDFTHIEEFGNLSSAQARLAYEDSHLLINLEKQKLELEKQRLDIEAERLQVEKERLQIEKERLRHVSLEHERLQLEKERIQIEREKLRLEALRAEKPTLENDITQVEKPILQPLDLETEKLKLEKERLQLEKERLQFLKYESEKLQIEKERLQVEKERFRIQREGHLQ